From Malaciobacter mytili LMG 24559:
TCTCATGCCTTGCTTCAAGCTGTTTTTTTCTTGCTTCAAGTTTAGCTTTATGCAATTTCATACTATTTTTATGCATTTGCAAAATCATAAAATCTGAAATTGCTCCTTGGGGTTGTACAGAAGTAGTAACAATTTTTGTTTGAGTTATAAGTATCTCAGCTTCAAGAGCATTTATTTCTTGCATTAGCTGGCCTTTTTCCATTAGTTTTCTATCAATTTGCACTTTTTTTAAATTATATAATTTATCAATCATTTTATTTCCCGAAAACTAACATTAAATCCCATAAATCCTTTGTATATGTAGAGATATGATCTCCCATCCAAGGAAGTGAGATTAGAACAAATACAGATACAAAAATCATCTTAGGAACGAAAGATAAAGAAGCATCTGAAACTTGAGTAACAGCTTGAAAAATTGAGATTAAAAGACCAATTACCATACTTACGATTAAAGAAGGCATTCCTAAAATTAAAATTATCTTTACTGTATTTTCAGCAATTGCAATTAAATCCATTTCCATTTTGTTAGTCTTTAATCTTTATTGTAATCTCCAATGTTTTATTATTTAGTAGTTTGTGAATTAAACCTACTAACTCCTCTGTACTGCTTTTATCAAGAGTAATTGTCTCACTATTACTTGTTTGTACAGGTGCTATTTTTTCCTTAGCTGGCATAGAGTTTGAAGGAGTTATATTATCAGTTAATCCTTCTAAAGCCGATAAAATATCATTCTCATTTAATTGGTCTAATTCCGAAAACTCGTTTGCCATATTTTCTCCTTTAAAACTCTCTTTAATAGTATTTATTTTTTCATTTAAATTATCATTACTTATTATATCACTTTTTTCTTCATTAAATGATTGTATTGGTAAATTCATTAATTCATCTAAATCAGATAAATCTTCTTCAGAAGCATTTTGTTCATCTAAAGCATTTAAAAGTTCATCTTGAATATCATCAGAAATACTTGCTTCATTTAGTTGTTTTTCATAATCATCTAAAGGTAGATTCATTAACTCATCTAAATCACTTAAGTCTTCATTTTCAAATTCATTATTATCTAAATTTTTTAAAAACTCATCATCAAAATCATGCATATCTTGTTCAACAGTAGGTTTTACTTCAGCATAAGTTAGGGGTTTTTCTTCTTCATTTAAATAATCATCAAAATAATCTTTTGATGAAGTTGCTATTTCATTATCATCTAAATCTGGACTTTGTTTAAAAAACTCATCCATATCTTCAGGTTCTTCATTTGGGTCAATATGTGTTAAAAGTGAACTTAATTCATCATCCAATTCATACTCTTTATCATCTTCATAAGCTTCACTTACTATATCTCTAATAGAATCTTCTACCCCATCATCTATCATACTTCTTGGATTTGATTCAAGCTTTCTAATAATATGAGTTGTAAGTTCTTCTAAAGAATCGACTGACATATCCCCTATTCCATGGTCAAGAAGATATTCTTGTTCAATTCCATCTTTTGGTTTTAAAAATTTAAATTTTGAATTTAGTGATTTTTTCTTAATTATCTTTGAATCATCAATTAAATATATATTTTCTGGGTTTTCTTCAATGGCATCTTTTAACTCATCTAAGCTATTTAATTCTACAATAGAACTATTATCATCTAGCCTAAATTTGATATTTGCACGTTCTAGAAGATTATTTATCTCCCTTTTGAAATCTGAATTTCCATAAATATATATATTCAAATAGAACCTTAAAATAATTTTTATGTAGATTATACCTATATTTTATATAATTTTAGATAAAATTAATTGAAATTGTAAAAGGGTGTTTCTTGAAAGGTATATTAACTATTCTATTTATTCTAACATCATCAATTTTTGCACAAACAATTAAAGATATTTCAAATGTTGTTGGAATTCGAGATAACCAATTAATTGGATATGGATTAGTTGTAGGTCTGGCTGGAACTGGTGATAAAAGTCAATTTACAATGCAATCTTTACAAAACCTATTAATGAATTCTTATATTAAAATTCCTACTTCTTCAATTAAGTCTAAAAATATTGCAGCTGTTATGGTAACAGCCAAACTTCCTCCTTTTGCTAGGCAAGGTGATAAAATAAAAATTGATATTTCGGCAATTGGTGATGCAAAATCAATAGATCATGGGCAATTACTACTTACTCAACTAAAAGGTGTTGATGGGAATGTTTATGCCTTAGCACAAGGTTCAGTTATTGCAGATGCTAAAAACCTTACTACTGGATTTATTTATAATGGTGCAACAATCGAAAATGAAATTGATTTTTCATTAAAAGATGAAGATGATATAATTCTAAGTTTATTTAAAAATAGTGCAAAACATGCAGATTTAATAGAGACTAAAATTAATGAAAGATTTGGTCAAAAACTTGCAACTGCACTAGATACAAGAACTATAAAAATTTTAAAACCAAAAGATATGTCAATTGTAAAATTTTTATCAATTGTTCAAAATATAGAACTTGATGATTCATTTAAAAGAAAAATCATTATTGATATGAATAGAGAGATAATTATAGCAGGAGCTGATATTCCTATTGACCCTGTAACTGTTAGTAGAGATAACTTTACTTTAAGAATTAAAAAAAGTGAACTTTCAAATGAACAATGGAATGATCTTGCAGTAAATAAAGGTCAAGATATTGGTGATAATGTAAAAATAGGAGATACTCCTGGAAGAGTTAATATTGATAATGCACTTATTAATACCCAAGCTACTCCAACAATATCTGATTTAATGAGAGCAATGAAGATAATGAAATTACCAATAGCTGATATTATTGAAACTATAAAACTTATAAAAGATTTAGGTTCAATTGATGCTGAAGTTGAAATAAGAGGATAAAGATGGCTGAATTTTTAAGTCAAGATGAAATTGATGCTCTTTTAGATATAGCCGAACAGGGTGAGGATATTGACACAACTGTCGAAGATAAACCCATATCAAAAGAAAAAAACTATTCTATTTATGATTTTAAAAAACCAAATAGAATTTCAAATGAACAATTTAAAGCTTTTTCAACTTTACATGATAAGATGTTAAGGGATTTAATTACAGATTTATCAGCTATGCTTAGAAAGATAGTGGATATTAAACTTTATTCTATTGAGCAGATGACTTATGGAGAGTTTATTCTTTCTATTCCTCAATTAACTTCATTAAATACTTTATCAATCAAACCTTTAGAAGGAAGAATTGTAATAGAGTGTAACCCAGGTATTTCCCATAAAATTATTGCGGAACTTTTAGGTTCAGGTGCAGTTGCAGCTAGTGATAATTTAGATAGAGAATTAACAGAAATTGAAGTGGAAATTTTTGATCACTTTTATAGAATGTTTGTAAAACACCTATATAGAGCATGGGATGAAGTAACAACTCTTAATTTTAAAATAGAATCAAGAGATACAAATGCAAATGCAATTCAAATTATCTCAGACCATGAAATTGTTTTACTTGTTGTACTTGAAATAACAATTGATGAAGAATCAGGTTTCTTATCAATTTGTTACCCTATTTCATATATTGAACAGTTGTTAAATAAAATTGTTGAGAGAATTTTCTCTGAAGGTAAAAATAGAAAAATTAGTAGAAAAAAAGATATTACAACACTTATTTCTGGTGCAAAAATGAGAGTTGAAGCTATTATGGCTGAGACTGAAATGTTTGTGGAAGATATATTAAATCTAAAAAAAGGTGATGTAATTGTATTTAATAAAAATGCCACTTCATCAACTTCAAAAATCTATATAAACAATAAAGAGAAATTTGTGGGGCTTTCTGGTTTATCAAATAATAGAAAAGCTGTACAAGTGGAATCAAATATTGACCATGAAAAACAAGAGACTTTAGAAATCTTAAGACTTATGAGAGAAGATAGAGAGATAAAAGCTAAAGAGACAAATGAAAATATTAAGCGTCTTTTAGCTGAAAAAGGGATTTTTTAGAAAAGGAAGCTAAAGCTTACTTTTCTATACTTTCAATACTCCAAGGAAGTATTTCACCTGCATACATTGGAACAACTGTCTCATTTTTATATTCATAAAAAGCTGGCACAGTAAAATCTTTTTTTATTAAAGTTATCTTTTTATCTATTGCTTTAAAGTTATAAACTTTTTGTGCATTTAAACTAACAAAAGCATTTAGATTTTCTAACTTTTTATGTTTTTCAAAAAGATCTGTTAATACTTGTAAAGCAATTGGTGCAGTAAATACACCAGCAGCACATCCACAACACTCTTTTTTATGTTTTGGATGAGGAGCACTATCACTTCCAAACATTAATTTAGGATGAGCTTCTAAAGCAGCAGTTAATAAAGCAGTTCTATCTTCATATCTTTTTGCAATTGGTTTACAAAATAAATGAGGATTTAAAGCACCACCTGCCACATCATCTAGTGTAATTAAAAGATGGTGTAAAGTTACTGTAGCATATAAATTTTCATATTTATCAAGTAATTCTACTGCATCTTTAGTTGTTATATGCTCCATAATAATTTTTAAATTAGGAAAATTTTGTGCTAAAGATTCATATATTGGCATAAACTCTTTTTCTCTATCCATAACAAAACCATTTGTTTCACCATGAACACATAAAGGAATACCCAATTTACTCATATTTTCAAGAGTAGGTCTAAGATTTTCTATATCCATAGATGATACACCTGTTTCAGAATTTGTAGTAATCCCAGCAGGATAAAGCTTTATTCCAATAATATGCTCACTAATCTCTTCTAAAAATTCATATGAATAATCATTTTTAAAAAATAGAGTCATAAAAGGCTCGAAACCATCACCTTTACATGCTTCATTTATTCTATCTTTATAAGATAATAATGCCTCTTTTGTTGTAACAGGAGGAACAAGGTTTGGCATAATTAAAGCACCTGAAAAACTCTTAGAAGTTAAAGGTCCTACAAGTGCTAACATATCTGCATCTCTTAAATGAAGATGCATATCTAAAGGTGAATTAATTTCAAACTTTTGCATATTAAATTGCTTCCTCGTCTTCTTCACCAGTTCTAATTCTTACAACTTTTTCAATAGTACTAACAAAAATCTTTCCATCACCAATTTTTCCAGTTTTTGCTGATTCTGTAATAATAGCAATTGTATTATCTACATCTTCATCTGAAACAATTAATTCTAATTTTATTTTTGGTAAGAAATCCACAACATACTCTGCACCTCTATATAATTCAGAGTGACCTTGCTGTCTTCCATAACCTTTTACATCTGATACTGTCATACCTGTAATTCCAGCTTCACTTAAAGCATCTTTAACATCTTCTAGTTTAAATGGTTTAATTATTGCTTCAATTTTTTTCACAACTCTTTCCTTATTTTAGTTATTGTATTTTAACAAAATTTGTTTAAATTAAAATTATCTTAAGTTTTAGAATGCTCTTTTGAACTCAGGATATGCTTCAAGTCCACACTCTTCAACATCTAGTCCTTGCATCTCTTCATCATTGTGAGCTCTTAATGGAACTATTTTATTTAAAATATATAAAACCACAAATGAAACTACAAAAGCAAAAACACCTATAATTAAAATACCTTTTATTTGACCTAGAAGTGTAATACTTTCACCATTACTAGCAAAAATACCAACTGCTAATGTTCCCCAGATTCCATTTACTAAGTGAACAGAAAGAGCACCCACTGGATCATCAATTTTTAATTTATCAAAAAATGATACGGCAAAAACAACTAATGCCCCACCAATTGAACCAATTAAAATTGGAGTATAAATATTGTATAAATCAGGACCTGCTGTTATTGCAACTAAACCACCTAAAGCGCCATTTAAAATCATTGTTAAATCAAGCTTTGAATATTTAATATACATTATAATTGCCACCATAATTGCACCAGCTAGTCCTGCTGTATTTGTATTCATAATTGTAAGTGCAACTGCATCTGCATTCTCTTTACTTGCTATTGAACCAACAGAACCACCATTAAATCCAAACCATCCAATCCATAATAATAAAGCACCAAGAGTAACTAAAGGGATATTTGAAGCAGGGATTACTCTAATTCCACCCTCTTTTGGGTATCTTCCCTTTCTTGCTCCTATTATTAAAATAGCAGCAAGTAGTGCCCATCCACCAGTACTATGAATTACCGTTGAACCTGCTAAGTCATACATACTTAATTCTAAAATAGTTCCTTGTAAAAAGTTTGAACCCCAAGTAATATTTACAACTGTTGGATAAATAAATGCTGCCATTATTACAGTAAAAAATGTTAAAGGAATAACTTTTGCTCTCTCACTTACTCCCCCACTCATTATATTTACAACTTTTCCAACAAAGGCCATTTGAAATAGAAAAGCAGCCCACTTGCTCATACTATCACTTCCAAAAGCACCAAAAGCAATTGAGTAGCCAACTAATAAAAATGCCATTGAGGCAACTGCATATATTAAAGTGTTAATTGTCAATACTGCTGTAACGTTTTTAGTTCTAACAAGTCCTGCTTCTAGCATAGCAAAGCCTGGAACCATAAAGATAATTAGTGTCATTGCAAAGATTGCAAATAAAGTATCTATTATATAAGATATTGATTCGATAGCCATAATTATTCCTCATAATTTATATTATGAAGTAATTATATACTCAAATAATATGAATAGAAAGTATTTTACTGTATATTTTTTATACATTTATTTAAAAGAGGGAGAATTCCTCTTTTAAACTGCCTCTGCTCCCCTTTGCTCAGTTCTAATTCGAACCACTTCATCTAAGGGTATAACAAAGATTTTTCCATCTCCAATCTTTCCAGTTTTTGAAGATTCTATAATTGCTTTTATTGTTGCTTCCACATCTTCATCATTTACAACAACTTCAATTTTATTTTTTGCAAGAAAATCTACAATATATTCTGCACCTCTATATAATTCAGAGTGACCTTGTTGTCTTCCATAACCTTTTACATCTGATACTGTCATACCTGTAATTCCAATATCAACCAATGCTTCTTTTACATCATCCAATTTAAAAGGTTTAATTATTGCTTCAATTTTTTTCATATTCTAATCCTTATAGTTTATGCTCTTTTGAATTCAGG
This genomic window contains:
- a CDS encoding flagellar biosynthetic protein FliQ, which encodes MEMDLIAIAENTVKIILILGMPSLIVSMVIGLLISIFQAVTQVSDASLSFVPKMIFVSVFVLISLPWMGDHISTYTKDLWDLMLVFGK
- a CDS encoding flagellar basal body P-ring protein FlgI, with amino-acid sequence MKGILTILFILTSSIFAQTIKDISNVVGIRDNQLIGYGLVVGLAGTGDKSQFTMQSLQNLLMNSYIKIPTSSIKSKNIAAVMVTAKLPPFARQGDKIKIDISAIGDAKSIDHGQLLLTQLKGVDGNVYALAQGSVIADAKNLTTGFIYNGATIENEIDFSLKDEDDIILSLFKNSAKHADLIETKINERFGQKLATALDTRTIKILKPKDMSIVKFLSIVQNIELDDSFKRKIIIDMNREIIIAGADIPIDPVTVSRDNFTLRIKKSELSNEQWNDLAVNKGQDIGDNVKIGDTPGRVNIDNALINTQATPTISDLMRAMKIMKLPIADIIETIKLIKDLGSIDAEVEIRG
- the fliM gene encoding flagellar motor switch protein FliM → MAEFLSQDEIDALLDIAEQGEDIDTTVEDKPISKEKNYSIYDFKKPNRISNEQFKAFSTLHDKMLRDLITDLSAMLRKIVDIKLYSIEQMTYGEFILSIPQLTSLNTLSIKPLEGRIVIECNPGISHKIIAELLGSGAVAASDNLDRELTEIEVEIFDHFYRMFVKHLYRAWDEVTTLNFKIESRDTNANAIQIISDHEIVLLVVLEITIDEESGFLSICYPISYIEQLLNKIVERIFSEGKNRKISRKKDITTLISGAKMRVEAIMAETEMFVEDILNLKKGDVIVFNKNATSSTSKIYINNKEKFVGLSGLSNNRKAVQVESNIDHEKQETLEILRLMREDREIKAKETNENIKRLLAEKGIF
- the pyrC gene encoding dihydroorotase, coding for MQKFEINSPLDMHLHLRDADMLALVGPLTSKSFSGALIMPNLVPPVTTKEALLSYKDRINEACKGDGFEPFMTLFFKNDYSYEFLEEISEHIIGIKLYPAGITTNSETGVSSMDIENLRPTLENMSKLGIPLCVHGETNGFVMDREKEFMPIYESLAQNFPNLKIIMEHITTKDAVELLDKYENLYATVTLHHLLITLDDVAGGALNPHLFCKPIAKRYEDRTALLTAALEAHPKLMFGSDSAPHPKHKKECCGCAAGVFTAPIALQVLTDLFEKHKKLENLNAFVSLNAQKVYNFKAIDKKITLIKKDFTVPAFYEYKNETVVPMYAGEILPWSIESIEK
- a CDS encoding P-II family nitrogen regulator, yielding MKKIEAIIKPFKLEDVKDALSEAGITGMTVSDVKGYGRQQGHSELYRGAEYVVDFLPKIKLELIVSDEDVDNTIAIITESAKTGKIGDGKIFVSTIEKVVRIRTGEEDEEAI
- a CDS encoding ammonium transporter family protein, whose amino-acid sequence is MAIESISYIIDTLFAIFAMTLIIFMVPGFAMLEAGLVRTKNVTAVLTINTLIYAVASMAFLLVGYSIAFGAFGSDSMSKWAAFLFQMAFVGKVVNIMSGGVSERAKVIPLTFFTVIMAAFIYPTVVNITWGSNFLQGTILELSMYDLAGSTVIHSTGGWALLAAILIIGARKGRYPKEGGIRVIPASNIPLVTLGALLLWIGWFGFNGGSVGSIASKENADAVALTIMNTNTAGLAGAIMVAIIMYIKYSKLDLTMILNGALGGLVAITAGPDLYNIYTPILIGSIGGALVVFAVSFFDKLKIDDPVGALSVHLVNGIWGTLAVGIFASNGESITLLGQIKGILIIGVFAFVVSFVVLYILNKIVPLRAHNDEEMQGLDVEECGLEAYPEFKRAF
- a CDS encoding P-II family nitrogen regulator codes for the protein MKKIEAIIKPFKLDDVKEALVDIGITGMTVSDVKGYGRQQGHSELYRGAEYIVDFLAKNKIEVVVNDEDVEATIKAIIESSKTGKIGDGKIFVIPLDEVVRIRTEQRGAEAV